In Apis cerana isolate GH-2021 linkage group LG6, AcerK_1.0, whole genome shotgun sequence, the following are encoded in one genomic region:
- the LOC107999638 gene encoding asparagine synthetase [glutamine-hydrolyzing] isoform X1, translated as MCGIWALFGLNVSSLTNICNNFEKIAHRGPEAFKLEFDYAIKNGYFGFHRLAIVDNLYGMQPMRLHQYPHLFLLCNGEIYNCKKLGLEYGFTYTTQCDVEVIIHLYAHLGIENVTRMLDGVFAFCLMDIKNKRILIGRDPYGIRPLFKLSSDDGQLAICSESKGLIEIIKHITSKLTLKPFPPGYYEEYEILNDGRTKLLKSINYYQPGDKPYFQAFVPYNSLINADIHGNIRKLLSTAVQKRLMSDREIGCLLSGGLDSSLIAALLVKHAKDANLSYKIKSFAIGMGDSPDIIAARQVAEYIGTEHHEIIFFQNDVIDILDKLIYQLETCDITTIRASIGMYLISRYIKQNTATTVIFSGEGADELAQGYIYFRDAPNPIEAHNESVRLLKDIYLYDGLRADRTTSAFSLELRVPFLDIQFTNYYLSLDPASRQPQGGIEKYLLRSAFNDTNLLPSNILWRHKEAFSDGVTSIKKSLFHVIHDIVNACISDEELQKAHSKFPHCTPKTKEALYYRKIFEKYYKGQAENFVPYFWMPRWVKGISDPSARFIIHYAADVKNNQKENEKRLKI; from the exons atgtgTGGAATTTGGGCTCTTTTTGGATTAAATGTATCATCCTTaactaatatttgtaataattttgaaaaaattgcacATCGTGGTCCAGAAGCATTTAAACTTGAATTTGATTATGCAATTaag AATGGTTATTTTGGATTTCATAGATTAGCAATTGTGGATAATCTTTATGGTATGCAACCAATGAGACTTCATCAATAtccacatttatttttattatgtaatggtgaaatttataactgtaaaaaa ctTGGTCTAGAATATGGATTTACATATACCACTCAATGTGATGTCGAGgtgataattcatttatatgcaCATCTTGGTATTGAAAATGTGACCAGGATGCTTGATGGAGTTTTTGCATTTTGTTTaatggatattaaaaataaaagaattcttaTAGGTAGAGATCCCTATGGTATTAGGCCTCTTTTCAAATTAAGTTCTGATGATGGACAATTAGCAATTTGTTCAGAAAGCAag ggacttatagaaataattaaacatataacttcaaaattaacattaaaaccATTTCCACCAGGATATTAtgaagaatatgaaattttaaatgatggtagaacaaaattattaaaaagcatAAACTATTATCAACCTGGAGACAAACCTTATTTTCAAGCTTTTGTTCCTTATAATa GTTTGATTAATGCAGATATACatggaaatataagaaaattacttTCAACTGCTGTTCAGAAAAGATTAATGTCTGATAGAGAAATTGGTTGTTTATTATCAGGAGGCTTAGATTCAAGTTTAATTGCTGCTTTACTTGTAAAACATGCAAAAGAtgcaaatttatcatataaaataaaaagttttgcaATTGGTATGGGGGATAGTCCAGATATTATTGCAGCTAGACag gTTGCAGAATATATAGGAACTGAACATcatgaaataatcttttttcaaaatgatgtaattgatattttagacAAACTTATTTATCAGTTAGAGACTTGTGATATTACTACAATTCGAGCTTCTATTgg taTGTATCTTATCTCAAGATATATCAAACAGAATACAGCAACAACTGTGATATTTAGTGGAGAAGGTGCTGATGAATTAGCACAaggatacatttattttaggGATGCACCAAATCCAATAGAAGCTCATAATGAATCTGtacgattattaaaagatatatatttatatgatggTTTGAGAGCAGATAGAACAACTAGTGCATTTAGTTTAGAATTACGAGTTCCATTTTTAGATATTCAattcacaaattattatttatcattggaTCCTGCTTCTAGACAACCTCAAg gaggaattgaaaaatacttattaagaTCTGCTTTTAATGATACAAATCTTTTaccatcaaatatattatggaGGCATAAAGAAGCTTTTAGCGATGGTGTAACATCAATTAAGAAATCGCTTTTTCATGTTATACATGATATTGTAAATGCTTGTATATCAGATGAAGAATTACAAAAAGCTCATTCAAAATTTCCACATTGTACTCCAAAAACGAAAGAAGCTCTTTATTATag aaaaatttttgagaaatattataaagggCAAGCTGAAAATTTTGTACCATATTTTTGGATGCCACGGTGGGTAAAAGGAATTTCTGATCCATCTGcaagatttattatacattatgcagcagatgtaaaaaataatcaaaaagaaaatgaaaagagattaaaaatataa
- the LOC107999641 gene encoding polypeptide N-acetylgalactosaminyltransferase 35A — MKIFFKMMSTRYISFISGIIIASLTWTFSLYLYSRLSQNTNTVNPTMIVLENSKLGKEFEFYRKIYTNKDLRLHNNLIIHHNKENTIDKNIYNLKGNNFKNNDKMLQQLKSISMKSAVTLEQDLDELGMIKNLDDQRKRDEGYKNYSFNILVSDNIGLHRELPDTRHKLCEIQKYSSKLSNASIVICFYNEHYMTLLRSLHSIIDRTPTNLLHEIILVNDWSDSKILHEKIKIYIANNFNGKVKYFKTEKREGLIRARIFGARKATGEILIFLDSHIEVNRQWIEPLLSRIVYSKTITAMPVIDIINPDTFQYTGSPLVRGGFNWGLHFKWDNVPIGTFVHDEDFVKPIKSPTMAGGLFAMNREYFTKLGEYDAGMDIWGGENLEISFRIWMCGGSIELIPCSRVGHVFRKRRPYGAYDQHDTMLKNSLRVAHVWLDEYKDYFLQNIKKIDYGDITERINLRKRLACKNFAWYLKVVYPELTLPDDNKNKLKDKWAKIEQKPIQPWHSKKRNYTDQYQIRLSNSTLCIQSEKDIKTKGSKLILAPCLRIKSQMWYETDKRELVLGQMLCMEGAEKIPKLGKCHEMGGNQEWHHKKTNNTPIYNMAAGTCLGILRGAKGIQIIMDLCTKSNTSSISWDLVHFKILLKEIR, encoded by the exons atgaaaatattttttaaa atgatgtcaacaagatatatttcatttatatctggAATAATAATAGCCTCGTTAACTTGGACTTTTagtttatatctttattcgaGACTATCTCAAAATACTAACACTGTCAATCCAACAATGATAGtattagaaaattcaaaattaggaaaagaattcgaattttatcgtaaaatatacactaataaagatttaagattacataataatttaattattcatcataataaagaaaatacaatagataaaaatatttataatttaaaaggaaataattttaaaaataatgacaaaatgttacaacaattaaaatctatatcaaTGAAATCTGCTGTTACATTAGAACaag atttagatGAACTgggaatgattaaaaatttggatGATCAACGAAAACGAGATgaaggatataaaaattactcttttaatatattagtgtCAGATAATATTGGATTACATAGAGAATTACCAGATACAAGAcacaaattatgtgaaatacaAAAGTATTCTTCTAAGTTATCAAATGCTAGTAttgttatatgtttttataatgaacattATATGACACTTTTAAGATCTTTACATTCCATTATTGATAGAACTCCTACAAATCTTttacatgaaattattttagtaaatgATTGGAGTGATAGcaaaattttacatgaaaaaattaaaatatatattgctaataattttaatggtaaagtgaaatattttaaaactgaaAAACGAGAAGGTTTAATCAGAGCAAGAATATTTGGTGCAAGAAAAGCAACAggagagattttaattttcctagaTAGTCATATAGAAGTAAATAGGCAATGGATAGAGCCTCTTCTTTCACGAATTGTTTATTCAAAAACTATTACTGCTATGCcagttattgatattattaatccaGATACATTTCAATATACTGGTAGTCCTTTGGTAAGAGGTGGTTTTAATTGGGGATTACATTTTAAGTGGGATAATGTACCAATTGGTACATTTGTGCATGATGAAGATTTTGTAAAGCCTATAAA ATCTCCAACAATGGCTGGAGGTTTGTTTGCAATGAATcgagaatattttacaaaattaggagaatatgatgctGGTATGGATATCTGGGGTGGtgaaaatcttgaaatatcatttaga atttGGATGTGTGGAGGAAGTATTGAATTAATACCATGTTCAAGAGTTGGACAtgtatttagaaaaagaagaccATATGGAGCATATGATCAACATGatacaatgttaaaaaattcattacgtGTAGCACATGTTTGGCTAGATGAATATAAAGAttactttttacaaaatattaaaaaaattgattatggcGACATTacagaaagaataaatttgcgAAAGAGATTGGcatgtaaaaattttgcatgGTACTTAAAAGTAGTATATCCTGAATTAACTTTACcagatgataataaaaataaattaaaagataaatgggCAAAAATTGAACAGAAACCAATACAACCTTGgcattctaaaaaaagaaattatactgATCAGTATCAGATTAGATTATCTAATTCAACATTATGTATTCAAAGtgagaaagatattaaaacaaaaggtTCCAAACTTATTTTAGCACCatgtttaagaattaaatccCAG atGTGGTATGAGACTGATAAAAGAGAATTGGTACTTGGTCAAATGCTTTGTATGGAAGGAGCTGAGAAAATTCCAAAACTTGGAAAATGCCATGAAATGGGAGGCAATCAAGAATGGCATCATAAAAAAACT AATAATAcacctatatataatatggcaGCTGGTACATGCTTGGGAATATTGCGAGGAGCAAAaggtattcaaattat
- the LOC107999638 gene encoding asparagine synthetase [glutamine-hydrolyzing] isoform X2, with protein sequence MCGIWALFGLNVSSLTNICNNFEKIAHRGPEAFKLEFDYAIKNGYFGFHRLAIVDNLYGMQPMRLHQYPHLFLLCNGEIYNCKKLGLEYGFTYTTQCDVEVIIHLYAHLGIENVTRMLDGVFAFCLMDIKNKRILIGRDPYGIRPLFKLSSDDGQLAICSESKGLIEIIKHITSKLTLKPFPPGYYEEYEILNDGRTKLLKSINYYQPGDKPYFQAFVPYNSLINADIHGNIRKLLSTAVQKRLMSDREIGCLLSGGLDSSLIAALLVKHAKDANLSYKIKSFAIGMGDSPDIIAARQVAEYIGTEHHEIIFFQNDVIDILDKLIYQLETCDITTIRASIGMYLISRYIKQNTATTVIFSGEGADELAQGYIYFRDAPNPIEAHNESVRLLKDIYLYDGLRADRTTSAFSLELRVPFLDIQFTNYYLSLDPASRQPQVRYRRN encoded by the exons atgtgTGGAATTTGGGCTCTTTTTGGATTAAATGTATCATCCTTaactaatatttgtaataattttgaaaaaattgcacATCGTGGTCCAGAAGCATTTAAACTTGAATTTGATTATGCAATTaag AATGGTTATTTTGGATTTCATAGATTAGCAATTGTGGATAATCTTTATGGTATGCAACCAATGAGACTTCATCAATAtccacatttatttttattatgtaatggtgaaatttataactgtaaaaaa ctTGGTCTAGAATATGGATTTACATATACCACTCAATGTGATGTCGAGgtgataattcatttatatgcaCATCTTGGTATTGAAAATGTGACCAGGATGCTTGATGGAGTTTTTGCATTTTGTTTaatggatattaaaaataaaagaattcttaTAGGTAGAGATCCCTATGGTATTAGGCCTCTTTTCAAATTAAGTTCTGATGATGGACAATTAGCAATTTGTTCAGAAAGCAag ggacttatagaaataattaaacatataacttcaaaattaacattaaaaccATTTCCACCAGGATATTAtgaagaatatgaaattttaaatgatggtagaacaaaattattaaaaagcatAAACTATTATCAACCTGGAGACAAACCTTATTTTCAAGCTTTTGTTCCTTATAATa GTTTGATTAATGCAGATATACatggaaatataagaaaattacttTCAACTGCTGTTCAGAAAAGATTAATGTCTGATAGAGAAATTGGTTGTTTATTATCAGGAGGCTTAGATTCAAGTTTAATTGCTGCTTTACTTGTAAAACATGCAAAAGAtgcaaatttatcatataaaataaaaagttttgcaATTGGTATGGGGGATAGTCCAGATATTATTGCAGCTAGACag gTTGCAGAATATATAGGAACTGAACATcatgaaataatcttttttcaaaatgatgtaattgatattttagacAAACTTATTTATCAGTTAGAGACTTGTGATATTACTACAATTCGAGCTTCTATTgg taTGTATCTTATCTCAAGATATATCAAACAGAATACAGCAACAACTGTGATATTTAGTGGAGAAGGTGCTGATGAATTAGCACAaggatacatttattttaggGATGCACCAAATCCAATAGAAGCTCATAATGAATCTGtacgattattaaaagatatatatttatatgatggTTTGAGAGCAGATAGAACAACTAGTGCATTTAGTTTAGAATTACGAGTTCCATTTTTAGATATTCAattcacaaattattatttatcattggaTCCTGCTTCTAGACAACCTCAAg ttcgATATAGgaggaattga